Proteins from a single region of Lates calcarifer isolate ASB-BC8 linkage group LG19, TLL_Latcal_v3, whole genome shotgun sequence:
- the ptbp1a gene encoding polypyrimidine tract-binding protein 1a isoform X1 produces MDGRLDADLYPLGSGYVPEIDSVHDISVGTKRGSDELFSSCISNGPYIMNSANGNDSKKFKGDVRSPGVPSRVVHVRKLPNDINEAEVIGLGLPFGKVTNLLMLKGKNQAFLELNSEECAQTMVSYYSSVTPVIRNHPIYMQYSTHKELKTDNSPNQVRAQAALQAVNALHGGGMGSMAISTDAGSMGGAATQSPVLRVIVENLFYPVTLDVLHQIFSKFGTVLKIITFTKNNQFQALIQYADGMTAQHAKLSLDGQNIYNACCTLRISFSKLTSLNVKYNNDKSRDYTRPDLPTADSQPSIDHQTMAAAAFAAPGIISASPYGGAHAFPPTFAIQQAAGLSVPGIPSALASLGVGHGGMAAAAAAASRLGLSGLTASGGHNVLLVSNLNPESVTPHCLFILFGVYGDVMRVKILFNKKENALIQMSDGTQAQLAMSHLNGQRLHGRAMRVTLSKHTTVQLPREGHEDQGLTKDYSNSPLHRFKKPGSKNYSNIFPPSATLHLSNIPPSVVEDDLRRLFASSGATVKAFKFFQKDRKMALIQMGSVEEAIESLIEFHNHDLGENHHLRVSFSKSTI; encoded by the exons ATGGACGG CCGCCTAGACGCTGACTTGTACCCTCTGGGATCCGGCTACGTCCCTGAAATTGA CAGTGTCCATGACATATCAGTTGGCACAAAG AGGGGATCCGACGAACTCTTTTCTTCCTGCATATCCAACGGGCCCTATATCATGAACTCAG CCAATGGCAACGACAGCAAAAAATTCAAAGGTGACGTCCGCAGTCCTGGTGTTCCGTCACGTGTGGTCCATGTACGCAAGCTGCCCAACGATATAAATGAGGCTGAGGTTATTGGCCTGGGACTGCCCTTTGGGAAGGTCACTAATCTGCTGATGCTGAAAGGGAAAAACCAG GCATTCTTGGAACTGAACAGCGAGGAGTGTGCACAGACGATGGTCAGCTACTACTCCTCTGTCACCCCAGTCATCAGAAACCACCCCATTTACATGCAATACTCAACCCACAAGGAGCTCAAGACGGACAACTCTCCTAACCAAGTG CGTGCCCAGGCGGCTCTGCAGGCAGTCAATGCTCTGCATGGAGGTGGGATGGGAAGCATGGCCATTTCCACAGATGCGGGTAGCATGGGAGGTGCAGCGACTCAAAGTCCTGTACTCAGAGTCATAGTGGAAAATCTTTTCTACCCCGTCACCCTGGATGTATTACATCAG ATTTTCTCTAAGTTTGGCACAGTGCTGAAGATCATCACTTTTACCAAGAACAATCAGTTCCAGGCTCTGATCCAGTACGCCGATGGCATGACAGCTCAGCACGCTAAACTG TCTTTGGATGGACAGAACATCTACAATGCCTGCTGTACCCTGAGGATTAGCTTCTCCAAGCTCACCAGCCTCAATGTCAAATACAACAATGACAAGAGCAGAGACTACACCCGACCAGACCTCCCTACTGCGGATTCACAGCCCTCCATTGATCACCAGACcatggctgctgctgcatttg CTGCGCCGGGCATAATCTCAGCCTCTCCCTATGGTGGAGCACATGCCTTCCCCCCAACCTTTGCTATCCAACAGGCAGCAG GTCTGTCGGTGCCTGGTATTCCCAGTGCCCTGGCATCCCTGGGCGTGGGCCACGGCGGCATGgcggctgcagcagctgctgccagCCGACTCGGTCTGTCCGGGCTCACTGCCTCTGGGGGACACAACGTATTGTTGGTCAGCAATCTGAACCCTGAG AGCGTTACGCCACACTGCCTCTTTATTCTTTTCG GTGTGTATGGCGATGTGATGAGAGTGAAGATCCTGTtcaataaaaaggaaaatgctcTGATCCAGATGTCTGATGGCACACAGGCTCAGCTAG cTATGAGCCACCTGAATGGCCAGAGGCTTCATGGCAGGGCCATGCGTGTGACATTGTCGAAACACACCACAGTGCAGCTGCCCAGAGAAGGCCACGAGGACCAGGGCCTCACAAAGGACTACAGCAACTCACCGCTGCATCGTTTCAAGAAGCCTGGCTCCAAAAATTACTCCAAcatcttccctccctctgcaACACTCCACCTCTCCAACATACC GCCTTCTGTGGTAGAGGATGACCTCAGGAGGCTGTTTGCCAGCTCAGGAGCCACAGTTAAGGCCTTCAAGTTCTTTCA AAAAGACCGCAAGATGGCCCTGATCCAGATGGGCTCAGTTGAGGAGGCAATTGAGTCCCTCATCGAGTTCCACAACCACGATCTGGGAGAGAACCACCACCTTCGAGTGTCCTTCTCCAAGTCCACAATCTGA
- the palm1b gene encoding paralemmin 1b isoform X2: protein MAEVSQEERLQAIAEKRKRQTEIENKRRQLDDDRRQLQHLKSKSLRERWLLDGAPAEEETQKRLQEDEVKTKLLEQVILRLEQEIEELETGVPANKGVAKENGGENGVVQTSGQTPKREVTGIEAKLLGPSPDQASADNPVTLVFMGYKTVEEEQETRTALGMEGVDGNVKAEFVVIEDGEGKAGGEAATEEQAPPNGSMAEKEKANGGGEEGEKEKEKKQTCKCCTVM from the exons ATGGCTGAGGTGTCACAAGAGGAGAGACTTCAGGCCATCGCT gagaaaagaaagaggcagacagagatcGAAAACAAGAGGAGGCAGCTGGATGATGACCGACGGCAACTCCAGCATCTCAAG TCGAAGTCACTGAGGGAGCGCTGGTTGTTAGATGGAGCTCCGGCGGAGGAGGAGACTCAGAAGCGTCTGCAGGAGGATGAGGTGAAGACCAAACTTCTGGAGCAGGTCATCCTCAG GCTGGAACAAGAGATTGAAGAATTGGAGACAGGCGTACCAGCCAATAAGGGTGTGGCCAAAGAAAATGGAG GTGAAAATGGAGTAGTGCAGACCTCTGGTCAGACCCCCAAGAGAGAGGTGACGGGGATTGAGGCCAAACTGCTGGGTCCCAGCCCTGACCAAGCTAGTGCGGACAACCCCGTCACCCTGGTATTCATGGGCTACAAGACCGTCGAAGAAGAGCAGGAGACCCGCACAGCCCTGGGGATGGAGGGGGTGGACGGCAACGTTAAGGCTGAGTTTGTTGTGATCGAAGACGGGGAGGGGAAAGCGGGAGGAGAGGCAGCCACGGAAGAGCAGGCTCCACCCAACGGGAGcatggcagagaaagagaaggccaacgggggtggggaggagggagagaaggagaaggagaagaaacagaCCTGCAAGTGCTGCACAGTCATGTGa
- the ptbp1a gene encoding polypyrimidine tract-binding protein 1a isoform X2 produces the protein MDGRLDADLYPLGSGYVPEIDVHDISVGTKRGSDELFSSCISNGPYIMNSANGNDSKKFKGDVRSPGVPSRVVHVRKLPNDINEAEVIGLGLPFGKVTNLLMLKGKNQAFLELNSEECAQTMVSYYSSVTPVIRNHPIYMQYSTHKELKTDNSPNQVRAQAALQAVNALHGGGMGSMAISTDAGSMGGAATQSPVLRVIVENLFYPVTLDVLHQIFSKFGTVLKIITFTKNNQFQALIQYADGMTAQHAKLSLDGQNIYNACCTLRISFSKLTSLNVKYNNDKSRDYTRPDLPTADSQPSIDHQTMAAAAFAAPGIISASPYGGAHAFPPTFAIQQAAGLSVPGIPSALASLGVGHGGMAAAAAAASRLGLSGLTASGGHNVLLVSNLNPESVTPHCLFILFGVYGDVMRVKILFNKKENALIQMSDGTQAQLAMSHLNGQRLHGRAMRVTLSKHTTVQLPREGHEDQGLTKDYSNSPLHRFKKPGSKNYSNIFPPSATLHLSNIPPSVVEDDLRRLFASSGATVKAFKFFQKDRKMALIQMGSVEEAIESLIEFHNHDLGENHHLRVSFSKSTI, from the exons ATGGACGG CCGCCTAGACGCTGACTTGTACCCTCTGGGATCCGGCTACGTCCCTGAAATTGA TGTCCATGACATATCAGTTGGCACAAAG AGGGGATCCGACGAACTCTTTTCTTCCTGCATATCCAACGGGCCCTATATCATGAACTCAG CCAATGGCAACGACAGCAAAAAATTCAAAGGTGACGTCCGCAGTCCTGGTGTTCCGTCACGTGTGGTCCATGTACGCAAGCTGCCCAACGATATAAATGAGGCTGAGGTTATTGGCCTGGGACTGCCCTTTGGGAAGGTCACTAATCTGCTGATGCTGAAAGGGAAAAACCAG GCATTCTTGGAACTGAACAGCGAGGAGTGTGCACAGACGATGGTCAGCTACTACTCCTCTGTCACCCCAGTCATCAGAAACCACCCCATTTACATGCAATACTCAACCCACAAGGAGCTCAAGACGGACAACTCTCCTAACCAAGTG CGTGCCCAGGCGGCTCTGCAGGCAGTCAATGCTCTGCATGGAGGTGGGATGGGAAGCATGGCCATTTCCACAGATGCGGGTAGCATGGGAGGTGCAGCGACTCAAAGTCCTGTACTCAGAGTCATAGTGGAAAATCTTTTCTACCCCGTCACCCTGGATGTATTACATCAG ATTTTCTCTAAGTTTGGCACAGTGCTGAAGATCATCACTTTTACCAAGAACAATCAGTTCCAGGCTCTGATCCAGTACGCCGATGGCATGACAGCTCAGCACGCTAAACTG TCTTTGGATGGACAGAACATCTACAATGCCTGCTGTACCCTGAGGATTAGCTTCTCCAAGCTCACCAGCCTCAATGTCAAATACAACAATGACAAGAGCAGAGACTACACCCGACCAGACCTCCCTACTGCGGATTCACAGCCCTCCATTGATCACCAGACcatggctgctgctgcatttg CTGCGCCGGGCATAATCTCAGCCTCTCCCTATGGTGGAGCACATGCCTTCCCCCCAACCTTTGCTATCCAACAGGCAGCAG GTCTGTCGGTGCCTGGTATTCCCAGTGCCCTGGCATCCCTGGGCGTGGGCCACGGCGGCATGgcggctgcagcagctgctgccagCCGACTCGGTCTGTCCGGGCTCACTGCCTCTGGGGGACACAACGTATTGTTGGTCAGCAATCTGAACCCTGAG AGCGTTACGCCACACTGCCTCTTTATTCTTTTCG GTGTGTATGGCGATGTGATGAGAGTGAAGATCCTGTtcaataaaaaggaaaatgctcTGATCCAGATGTCTGATGGCACACAGGCTCAGCTAG cTATGAGCCACCTGAATGGCCAGAGGCTTCATGGCAGGGCCATGCGTGTGACATTGTCGAAACACACCACAGTGCAGCTGCCCAGAGAAGGCCACGAGGACCAGGGCCTCACAAAGGACTACAGCAACTCACCGCTGCATCGTTTCAAGAAGCCTGGCTCCAAAAATTACTCCAAcatcttccctccctctgcaACACTCCACCTCTCCAACATACC GCCTTCTGTGGTAGAGGATGACCTCAGGAGGCTGTTTGCCAGCTCAGGAGCCACAGTTAAGGCCTTCAAGTTCTTTCA AAAAGACCGCAAGATGGCCCTGATCCAGATGGGCTCAGTTGAGGAGGCAATTGAGTCCCTCATCGAGTTCCACAACCACGATCTGGGAGAGAACCACCACCTTCGAGTGTCCTTCTCCAAGTCCACAATCTGA
- the ptbp1a gene encoding polypyrimidine tract-binding protein 1a isoform X3: protein MNSANGNDSKKFKGDVRSPGVPSRVVHVRKLPNDINEAEVIGLGLPFGKVTNLLMLKGKNQAFLELNSEECAQTMVSYYSSVTPVIRNHPIYMQYSTHKELKTDNSPNQVRAQAALQAVNALHGGGMGSMAISTDAGSMGGAATQSPVLRVIVENLFYPVTLDVLHQIFSKFGTVLKIITFTKNNQFQALIQYADGMTAQHAKLSLDGQNIYNACCTLRISFSKLTSLNVKYNNDKSRDYTRPDLPTADSQPSIDHQTMAAAAFAAPGIISASPYGGAHAFPPTFAIQQAAGLSVPGIPSALASLGVGHGGMAAAAAAASRLGLSGLTASGGHNVLLVSNLNPESVTPHCLFILFGVYGDVMRVKILFNKKENALIQMSDGTQAQLAMSHLNGQRLHGRAMRVTLSKHTTVQLPREGHEDQGLTKDYSNSPLHRFKKPGSKNYSNIFPPSATLHLSNIPPSVVEDDLRRLFASSGATVKAFKFFQKDRKMALIQMGSVEEAIESLIEFHNHDLGENHHLRVSFSKSTI, encoded by the exons ATGAACTCAG CCAATGGCAACGACAGCAAAAAATTCAAAGGTGACGTCCGCAGTCCTGGTGTTCCGTCACGTGTGGTCCATGTACGCAAGCTGCCCAACGATATAAATGAGGCTGAGGTTATTGGCCTGGGACTGCCCTTTGGGAAGGTCACTAATCTGCTGATGCTGAAAGGGAAAAACCAG GCATTCTTGGAACTGAACAGCGAGGAGTGTGCACAGACGATGGTCAGCTACTACTCCTCTGTCACCCCAGTCATCAGAAACCACCCCATTTACATGCAATACTCAACCCACAAGGAGCTCAAGACGGACAACTCTCCTAACCAAGTG CGTGCCCAGGCGGCTCTGCAGGCAGTCAATGCTCTGCATGGAGGTGGGATGGGAAGCATGGCCATTTCCACAGATGCGGGTAGCATGGGAGGTGCAGCGACTCAAAGTCCTGTACTCAGAGTCATAGTGGAAAATCTTTTCTACCCCGTCACCCTGGATGTATTACATCAG ATTTTCTCTAAGTTTGGCACAGTGCTGAAGATCATCACTTTTACCAAGAACAATCAGTTCCAGGCTCTGATCCAGTACGCCGATGGCATGACAGCTCAGCACGCTAAACTG TCTTTGGATGGACAGAACATCTACAATGCCTGCTGTACCCTGAGGATTAGCTTCTCCAAGCTCACCAGCCTCAATGTCAAATACAACAATGACAAGAGCAGAGACTACACCCGACCAGACCTCCCTACTGCGGATTCACAGCCCTCCATTGATCACCAGACcatggctgctgctgcatttg CTGCGCCGGGCATAATCTCAGCCTCTCCCTATGGTGGAGCACATGCCTTCCCCCCAACCTTTGCTATCCAACAGGCAGCAG GTCTGTCGGTGCCTGGTATTCCCAGTGCCCTGGCATCCCTGGGCGTGGGCCACGGCGGCATGgcggctgcagcagctgctgccagCCGACTCGGTCTGTCCGGGCTCACTGCCTCTGGGGGACACAACGTATTGTTGGTCAGCAATCTGAACCCTGAG AGCGTTACGCCACACTGCCTCTTTATTCTTTTCG GTGTGTATGGCGATGTGATGAGAGTGAAGATCCTGTtcaataaaaaggaaaatgctcTGATCCAGATGTCTGATGGCACACAGGCTCAGCTAG cTATGAGCCACCTGAATGGCCAGAGGCTTCATGGCAGGGCCATGCGTGTGACATTGTCGAAACACACCACAGTGCAGCTGCCCAGAGAAGGCCACGAGGACCAGGGCCTCACAAAGGACTACAGCAACTCACCGCTGCATCGTTTCAAGAAGCCTGGCTCCAAAAATTACTCCAAcatcttccctccctctgcaACACTCCACCTCTCCAACATACC GCCTTCTGTGGTAGAGGATGACCTCAGGAGGCTGTTTGCCAGCTCAGGAGCCACAGTTAAGGCCTTCAAGTTCTTTCA AAAAGACCGCAAGATGGCCCTGATCCAGATGGGCTCAGTTGAGGAGGCAATTGAGTCCCTCATCGAGTTCCACAACCACGATCTGGGAGAGAACCACCACCTTCGAGTGTCCTTCTCCAAGTCCACAATCTGA
- the palm1b gene encoding paralemmin 1b isoform X1, protein MERMAEVSQEERLQAIAEKRKRQTEIENKRRQLDDDRRQLQHLKSKSLRERWLLDGAPAEEETQKRLQEDEVKTKLLEQVILRLEQEIEELETGVPANKGVAKENGGENGVVQTSGQTPKREVTGIEAKLLGPSPDQASADNPVTLVFMGYKTVEEEQETRTALGMEGVDGNVKAEFVVIEDGEGKAGGEAATEEQAPPNGSMAEKEKANGGGEEGEKEKEKKQTCKCCTVM, encoded by the exons ATGGAAAG GATGGCTGAGGTGTCACAAGAGGAGAGACTTCAGGCCATCGCT gagaaaagaaagaggcagacagagatcGAAAACAAGAGGAGGCAGCTGGATGATGACCGACGGCAACTCCAGCATCTCAAG TCGAAGTCACTGAGGGAGCGCTGGTTGTTAGATGGAGCTCCGGCGGAGGAGGAGACTCAGAAGCGTCTGCAGGAGGATGAGGTGAAGACCAAACTTCTGGAGCAGGTCATCCTCAG GCTGGAACAAGAGATTGAAGAATTGGAGACAGGCGTACCAGCCAATAAGGGTGTGGCCAAAGAAAATGGAG GTGAAAATGGAGTAGTGCAGACCTCTGGTCAGACCCCCAAGAGAGAGGTGACGGGGATTGAGGCCAAACTGCTGGGTCCCAGCCCTGACCAAGCTAGTGCGGACAACCCCGTCACCCTGGTATTCATGGGCTACAAGACCGTCGAAGAAGAGCAGGAGACCCGCACAGCCCTGGGGATGGAGGGGGTGGACGGCAACGTTAAGGCTGAGTTTGTTGTGATCGAAGACGGGGAGGGGAAAGCGGGAGGAGAGGCAGCCACGGAAGAGCAGGCTCCACCCAACGGGAGcatggcagagaaagagaaggccaacgggggtggggaggagggagagaaggagaaggagaagaaacagaCCTGCAAGTGCTGCACAGTCATGTGa